The following nucleotide sequence is from Borrelia sp. A-FGy1.
TCTTTAAATGTTTTTTCAATTTTTGTTCGTATTGTATGCTCATTATCATTGAGGTTAATGTGAAATTTTTCTATTGAATTTTTGTACTTTGATTGCATTGGAAAGTGAATCATTGTAATTTTATTTTTACTTGTTAGTTTATTATAAGCATGCATTGATTTAGGTAGGAAAGGAATAATTGCGAAGTTAATTTTTAGATTAATTTTTATGAATTTTTCTAACATAGATTCATCGTATCCAACATCATCAATTATGAGATAAAACTCGGGTTTTAAAGATTTATTTTTGTTTTTTTTTCTCTTTTTCATTAAATCTTCTTTTTTAATTTTTTTCAATTTTTCCTTTAAATTGAAGTTAAGAGCATTTGAATTTTTTTTAATAAATATCAGACTAGAGAAGAGTAAGATTGATGCACTAATAATAGTAGCTATAATGGATAATATTTTAATTTTTGTTTTATTTTTCTTTATTAAAAGAAAAACATTTTTGATATTCATTCCTGATAATTAAGTAGAACAAAACCCAAAATTAATGTCAATATTTATTGATAAAGTTCTTCTCTAAGTTTTTTGAGTACTCTTTTTTCAATTTGTCTTACAGTTTCAGAAGATATCCCGAGTTCATTAGAAATATCTTTTAGAGTGCTTTTTTTGTCATTATTATCTAAGTTATATCTTTTTCTTATAATATATCTCTCTTTATAATTTAGTTTAGTTTCCAATATATGATTTAGATGTTTTAGCGTTGAGTTTTGTTCAAGAGTACTTTCGGGATTAAAAGAGTTGTCTTCATAAAGATTTAAAAGTGTAGAATTTTCCGAGCCTTCGATCTCTTTATCAAGAGAATATTCTTTTTCAAGATATGGAATGATTTTTATATATTGAGCAGGAGTTAAGTTAAATTTTTCCATTATATCTTCTTTTTTAGGGTATTTTTCTTCTTCCATGAGATACTTGTTTATTTGTAATATTAAGTTCTCTTTTCTATAAGGAACTTTTACAAGCCTCGTTTTAGTATTTAGGGCTCTTTGAAGAGATTGCTTAATCCAAAATGAAGCATAGGTTGAAAATTTGGTATTTTTACTTGGATCGTATTTCTCAGCAGCTCTAATTAATCCTAAATTTCCTTCTTGTATTAAGTCTTCAATCTTTAAGCCTTTTCCAGCGTATCTTTTAATTATCTTTAAAACAAGACGTAGGTTAGCATTAATCATTTTATTTTTAGCTTTCATATCTCCACGCCTAATTTGAGCGGCAAGTTCAATTTCTTCTTCATGAGTTATTAATCTGTGTTCTCTTACTGATTTTAAATAAATATTTAAATCTTCATTACTGAATATATTCACAATGGTTCTCCCTATCTTTTAAATTTGTATAATACAATCACCTCCCCACCATTAAAATGTAAAGCAAAAAATATGCCAATAGCAGCAAATAATAAATAGAAGCATTAATTATTTTATCTATTATTATAATGTACT
It contains:
- a CDS encoding RNA polymerase sigma factor RpoD/SigA; the encoded protein is MNIFSNEDLNIYLKSVREHRLITHEEEIELAAQIRRGDMKAKNKMINANLRLVLKIIKRYAGKGLKIEDLIQEGNLGLIRAAEKYDPSKNTKFSTYASFWIKQSLQRALNTKTRLVKVPYRKENLILQINKYLMEEEKYPKKEDIMEKFNLTPAQYIKIIPYLEKEYSLDKEIEGSENSTLLNLYEDNSFNPESTLEQNSTLKHLNHILETKLNYKERYIIRKRYNLDNNDKKSTLKDISNELGISSETVRQIEKRVLKKLREELYQ
- a CDS encoding divergent polysaccharide deacetylase family protein, whose protein sequence is MNIKNVFLLIKKNKTKIKILSIIATIISASILLFSSLIFIKKNSNALNFNLKEKLKKIKKEDLMKKRKKNKNKSLKPEFYLIIDDVGYDESMLEKFIKINLKINFAIIPFLPKSMHAYNKLTSKNKITMIHFPMQSKYKNSIEKFHINLNDNEHTIRTKIEKTFKEYPNARIMNNHMGSLITSNANIMKIILTKLKEENRYFFDSFTTKESISTKVGEKIGIKVEKRDIFLDNKDTEKDVIASLEKAKQIARIKGIVKVIGHIWSKNTFKILKKESESLDKEFEFKNLINLYEKEENNESAWHRKLL